A genomic region of Microbacterium schleiferi contains the following coding sequences:
- a CDS encoding ATP-dependent Clp protease ATP-binding subunit has protein sequence MFERFTDRARRVVVLAQEEAKMLNHNYIGTEHILLGLIHEGEGVAAKALESLGISLDAVREQVQDIIGQGQQQPTGHIPFTPRAKKVLELSLREALQLGHNYIGTEHILLGLIREGEGVAAQVLVKLGADLNKVRQQVIQLLSGYQGKEPAGVASGAGEQSQGTAQGGSQVLDQFGRNLTQAARDNKLDPVIGREKEIERVMQILSRRSKNNPVLIGEPGVGKTAVVEGLAQAIVKGDVPETLKDKQLYSLDLGSLIAGSRYRGDFEERLKKVTKEIRTRGDIIVFIDEIHTLVGAGAAEGAIDAASILKPLLARGELQTIGATTLDEYRKHFEKDAALERRFQPIQVAEPSLPHAINILKGLRDRYEAHHKVQITDGAIVAAANLADRYVSDRFLPDKAIDLIDEAGARLRLSILSSPPELREFDEKIAKVREQKEAASEDQDFEKAASLRDEEKSLLAERLRLEKQWRSGEVSSPAVVDEGLIAEVLAQATGIPVFKLTEEESSRLVFMEKALHQRVIGQEEAIAALSKTIRRQRAGLKDPKRPSGSFIFAGPTGVGKTELAKALAEFLFDDEGALISLDMSEFGEKHTVSRLFGAPPGFVGFEEGGQLTEKVRRKPFSVVLFDEIEKAHPDIFNSLLQILEEGRLTDGQGRIVDFKNTVIIMTTNLGSQAIAGGPVGFQVEGDTATSYDRMKGKVNEELKRHFKPEFLNRVDDIIVFPQLDKDELRQIVDLFTKRLGERLLDRDMTIELSLAAKDRLIEVGFDPALGARPLRRAMQHEIEDQLSEKILNGALNPGDHVKVDAENGQFLFEHGPRGEKVAVGVVSGGDISITPDLAITGE, from the coding sequence ATGTTCGAGAGATTCACCGACCGTGCCCGTCGCGTGGTTGTGCTCGCCCAAGAAGAGGCGAAGATGCTCAACCACAACTACATCGGCACCGAGCACATCCTCCTGGGTCTGATCCACGAGGGTGAGGGCGTTGCTGCCAAGGCGCTCGAGTCGCTCGGCATCTCGCTGGATGCCGTGCGCGAGCAGGTGCAAGACATCATCGGCCAGGGCCAGCAGCAGCCGACGGGGCACATCCCGTTCACGCCGCGCGCCAAGAAGGTCCTGGAGCTGTCGCTGCGCGAAGCGCTGCAGCTCGGCCACAACTACATCGGCACCGAGCACATCCTCCTGGGTCTGATCCGCGAGGGCGAGGGCGTCGCCGCTCAAGTGCTCGTCAAGCTCGGCGCAGACCTCAACAAGGTGCGGCAGCAGGTCATCCAGCTGCTCTCGGGTTACCAGGGCAAGGAGCCGGCCGGTGTCGCATCCGGCGCCGGCGAGCAGTCGCAGGGAACGGCCCAGGGTGGGTCGCAGGTGCTCGACCAGTTCGGTCGCAACCTCACGCAGGCCGCCCGCGACAACAAGCTCGACCCCGTCATCGGGCGCGAGAAGGAGATCGAGCGGGTCATGCAGATCCTCTCGCGTCGCTCCAAGAACAACCCCGTGCTGATCGGTGAGCCCGGCGTCGGCAAGACCGCGGTCGTCGAGGGCCTGGCCCAGGCGATCGTGAAGGGCGATGTTCCCGAGACGCTGAAGGACAAGCAGCTCTACTCGCTCGACCTCGGCTCACTCATCGCCGGTTCCCGCTACCGCGGTGACTTCGAGGAGCGACTCAAGAAGGTCACGAAGGAGATCCGCACGCGCGGCGACATCATCGTGTTCATCGATGAGATCCACACCCTCGTCGGTGCCGGTGCCGCCGAGGGTGCGATCGATGCGGCCAGCATCCTGAAGCCCCTCCTCGCTCGTGGTGAGCTCCAGACGATCGGCGCCACGACGCTGGATGAGTACCGCAAGCACTTCGAGAAGGATGCTGCGCTCGAGCGCCGCTTCCAGCCGATCCAGGTCGCCGAGCCGAGCCTGCCCCACGCGATCAACATCCTGAAGGGCCTGCGCGACCGCTACGAAGCTCACCACAAGGTGCAGATCACGGATGGCGCGATCGTCGCCGCGGCGAACCTCGCCGACCGCTACGTCAGTGACCGGTTCCTGCCCGACAAGGCTATCGACCTGATCGACGAGGCCGGTGCGCGCCTGCGCCTGAGCATCCTGTCCAGCCCGCCGGAGCTGCGCGAGTTCGACGAGAAGATCGCGAAGGTCCGCGAGCAGAAGGAAGCGGCATCCGAGGACCAGGACTTCGAGAAGGCCGCGTCGCTGCGCGACGAGGAGAAGAGCCTCCTCGCCGAGCGGTTGCGCCTCGAGAAGCAGTGGCGTTCGGGTGAGGTCTCCTCGCCTGCCGTCGTGGACGAAGGTCTGATCGCCGAGGTTCTGGCGCAGGCGACCGGCATCCCCGTGTTCAAGCTCACCGAGGAAGAGTCCAGCCGTCTGGTCTTCATGGAGAAGGCGTTGCACCAGCGCGTCATCGGCCAGGAAGAGGCGATCGCCGCCCTCTCGAAGACGATTCGTCGTCAGCGCGCCGGCCTGAAGGACCCCAAGCGTCCCTCGGGTTCGTTCATCTTCGCCGGACCCACGGGCGTCGGAAAGACCGAGCTAGCCAAGGCGCTCGCGGAGTTCCTCTTCGACGATGAGGGCGCACTGATCTCGCTCGACATGAGCGAGTTCGGTGAGAAGCACACGGTCTCGCGTCTGTTCGGTGCCCCTCCCGGATTCGTCGGGTTCGAAGAGGGCGGCCAGCTCACCGAGAAGGTGCGCCGCAAGCCGTTCTCGGTCGTGCTGTTCGACGAGATCGAGAAGGCCCACCCCGACATCTTCAACTCGCTCCTGCAGATCCTCGAAGAGGGCCGCTTGACTGACGGTCAGGGCCGCATCGTGGACTTCAAGAACACGGTCATCATCATGACGACGAACCTCGGTTCGCAGGCGATCGCCGGCGGCCCGGTCGGGTTCCAGGTCGAGGGTGACACCGCGACGTCGTACGACCGCATGAAGGGCAAGGTCAACGAAGAGCTCAAGCGCCACTTCAAGCCCGAGTTCCTCAACCGCGTCGACGACATCATCGTGTTCCCGCAGCTGGACAAGGACGAACTGCGTCAGATCGTTGACCTGTTCACGAAGCGCCTCGGCGAGCGCCTGCTCGACCGCGACATGACGATCGAGCTGTCGCTGGCCGCGAAGGACCGCCTCATCGAGGTCGGCTTCGACCCGGCGCTCGGTGCTCGGCCGTTGCGTCGCGCGATGCAGCACGAGATCGAAGACCAGCTGTCGGAGAAGATCCTGAACGGCGCCCTCAACCCCGGCGACCACGTCAAGGTGGATGCCGAGAACGGGCAGTTCTTGTTCGAGCACGGTCCGCGCGGCGAGAAGGTCGCGGTCGGTGTCGTCTCTGGTGGCGACATCTCGATCACTCCGGATCTCGCAATCACTGGCGAGTGA
- a CDS encoding amino-acid N-acetyltransferase, producing the protein MTEFTVRAARTADVRGIQALLEPWVQRRVLLGKDLVVLFESVQQFTVAEDANGRLVGCGALHVMWDDLGEIRTLIVADEWLHHGVGRAIVDRLEENARALGLRRLFCLTFEVEFFSARGFEVIGEQVVDPDVYSQLIRSPDEGVAEFLDLAHVKPNTLGNTRMLKTFG; encoded by the coding sequence ATGACCGAGTTCACCGTCCGCGCCGCCCGCACGGCGGACGTGCGGGGCATCCAGGCCCTGCTGGAACCCTGGGTGCAGCGGCGCGTGCTCCTCGGCAAGGACCTCGTCGTGCTGTTCGAGTCGGTCCAGCAGTTCACCGTCGCTGAAGACGCGAACGGTCGACTCGTCGGATGCGGCGCGCTGCACGTCATGTGGGACGACCTCGGTGAGATCCGCACTCTCATCGTCGCCGACGAGTGGTTGCATCACGGTGTCGGCCGAGCGATCGTCGATCGCCTGGAGGAGAACGCACGCGCGCTCGGGCTGCGGCGACTGTTCTGCCTCACCTTCGAGGTGGAGTTCTTCTCGGCGCGCGGCTTCGAGGTCATCGGTGAACAGGTCGTTGATCCGGATGTCTACTCTCAGCTCATCCGCTCCCCTGATGAGGGCGTCGCCGAGTTCCTCGACCTCGCGCATGTGAAACCCAATACGCTCGGCAACACCCGGATGCTGAAGACGTTCGGCTGA
- a CDS encoding GMC family oxidoreductase N-terminal domain-containing protein, translating into MTTIIVGAGTSGCVLAARLAEDPARQVILIEAGGIEIPPELRDASSIQGAMPGHPANWSFLGHLTPELAYTVVRGKVLGGSSTVNGAYFVRARRTDHDRWASVGGARWSYEQALPIWRSIESDHDFPDSDLHGNSGPVPVSRATPGTLALAFRAAAAGRGHRDEPDKNGSQAPGVGPVPSNVADGVRVNTGMSYLPASRRPGNVRLQAGTQVGRILFDRSRAVGVETSRGVVRGDEIVLAAGAIGSARILLTSGIGTPEDLERLGIRVHSDVPVGAAFSDHPDISLSWQPEAPSFDPAERVAFPEALNLDSGDHPDGDLELLLSVKPLGYLLTGSLRLRDGVAAGLRHPLRVLRAVAGISRRRAAAQLAHRDDLPLIVGLQAPAGRGTLALQDADPSAAPRIDYRYLEEETDRARMRTGIREAVALVEAMGGRATEVAASDLDDDATLDAWMRSHLGTAIHMCGTAPMGPVVDGAGRVHGVEGLRVADTSILPMVPVRGPAASAVLVGELVARAMRDGD; encoded by the coding sequence GTGACGACGATCATCGTCGGAGCCGGAACCTCGGGCTGCGTGCTGGCGGCACGGCTGGCCGAGGACCCCGCCCGCCAGGTAATCCTCATCGAAGCGGGCGGGATCGAGATCCCGCCTGAGCTTCGTGATGCGTCGAGCATCCAGGGCGCGATGCCGGGGCATCCGGCGAACTGGTCCTTCCTCGGGCATCTCACCCCCGAGCTGGCCTACACCGTCGTGCGCGGGAAAGTCCTGGGCGGATCGAGCACGGTCAACGGCGCGTACTTCGTCCGCGCGCGCCGCACTGACCACGACCGGTGGGCATCGGTCGGCGGGGCCCGCTGGAGCTACGAGCAAGCACTGCCGATCTGGCGATCTATCGAGTCCGACCACGACTTCCCCGACTCCGACCTTCACGGAAACTCCGGCCCGGTGCCGGTGAGTCGGGCAACTCCCGGCACCCTGGCGCTCGCGTTCCGCGCAGCGGCTGCAGGTCGCGGACATCGCGACGAGCCGGACAAGAACGGCAGCCAGGCGCCGGGGGTCGGGCCTGTGCCCTCCAACGTCGCGGACGGGGTGCGGGTCAACACCGGGATGTCGTACCTCCCGGCCTCGCGCCGGCCCGGGAACGTGCGCCTTCAGGCTGGCACGCAGGTCGGGCGCATCCTGTTCGATCGCTCGCGCGCGGTCGGGGTCGAAACCTCCCGTGGCGTCGTGCGCGGGGACGAGATCGTGCTCGCGGCGGGCGCCATCGGCTCCGCCCGCATCCTCCTGACATCGGGCATCGGGACTCCCGAGGACCTGGAACGGCTCGGTATCCGGGTGCACTCAGACGTCCCGGTTGGTGCCGCCTTCTCCGACCACCCCGACATCTCGCTCTCCTGGCAGCCCGAAGCCCCCTCGTTCGACCCCGCGGAACGCGTTGCCTTCCCCGAGGCACTCAACCTCGACTCGGGGGACCACCCGGACGGGGACCTCGAGCTGCTGCTGTCGGTCAAACCTCTCGGTTACCTGCTCACGGGCTCCCTGCGGCTGCGCGACGGGGTGGCGGCCGGCCTGCGTCACCCGCTCCGCGTGCTTCGCGCGGTAGCCGGGATCTCTCGCCGCAGAGCGGCGGCGCAGCTTGCCCACCGGGATGATCTCCCGCTCATCGTCGGGCTGCAGGCGCCCGCCGGTCGCGGGACTCTCGCCCTTCAGGATGCAGATCCGTCTGCCGCGCCCCGAATCGACTACCGCTACCTGGAGGAGGAGACCGATCGCGCGCGCATGCGCACCGGCATCCGCGAGGCGGTTGCACTCGTCGAGGCCATGGGTGGTCGGGCGACCGAAGTCGCGGCATCCGATCTCGACGACGACGCGACGTTGGATGCCTGGATGCGGAGCCACCTCGGCACCGCGATCCACATGTGCGGGACGGCCCCGATGGGCCCGGTCGTGGACGGCGCCGGTCGCGTGCACGGTGTGGAAGGCCTCCGCGTTGCCGACACGTCGATCCTTCCGATGGTTCCGGTGCGGGGGCCCGCAGCGTCGGCAGTCCTGGTCGGCGAACTCGTCGCTCGCGCCATGCGCGACGGTGACTGA
- the mftR gene encoding mycofactocin system transcriptional regulator (MftR, the mycofactocin system transcriptional regulator, is an uncharacterized TetR family DNA-binding transcription factor. Its role is inferred by context. It occurs as part of the biosynthesis locus for mycofactocin, a partially characterized electron carrier derived from the terminal Val-Tyr dipeptide of the precursor peptide MftA, through a radical SAM enzyme-mediated process.), whose amino-acid sequence MGRAPATTHGELSHIAVALFLERGFEETTVDDIVEAAGIGRRTFFRYFRSKNDLPWGDFDRLLDQMRGHLAALPTDLPLRDALRLAVIEFNRFPTDEIPVHRERMWLLLNVPTLMAHSTLRYAEWRQVIAEFVAERLHQSADSLEPQAIAWACLGLSIASYEQWLSHEDADLLLLIDEAFRRASATWGAQS is encoded by the coding sequence ATGGGCCGCGCACCGGCCACGACCCATGGCGAGCTCAGCCACATCGCCGTCGCGCTGTTCCTCGAGCGCGGATTCGAGGAGACGACCGTCGACGACATCGTCGAGGCCGCGGGGATCGGCAGGCGCACGTTCTTCCGCTACTTCCGCTCCAAGAACGACCTGCCCTGGGGCGACTTCGATCGCCTTCTCGATCAGATGCGTGGGCACCTCGCTGCTCTCCCCACCGACCTCCCGCTCCGCGACGCGCTGCGCCTGGCGGTCATCGAGTTCAACCGGTTCCCCACGGATGAGATCCCTGTCCACCGCGAGCGCATGTGGCTCCTGCTGAATGTGCCGACGCTGATGGCCCACTCCACGCTCCGCTACGCCGAATGGCGGCAGGTCATCGCCGAGTTCGTCGCGGAGCGGCTCCATCAGTCGGCCGATTCCCTCGAGCCTCAGGCGATCGCCTGGGCGTGTCTCGGCCTGTCGATCGCCTCCTACGAGCAGTGGTTGAGCCACGAGGATGCCGATCTTCTCCTCCTCATCGACGAAGCCTTTCGCCGCGCCAGCGCGACGTGGGGGGCGCAATCGTGA
- the mftA gene encoding mycofactocin precursor MftA (Mycofactocin is a small molecule electron carrier derived from the final two amino acids, Val-Tyr, of MftA, the mycofactocin precursor. It plays a role in redox homeostasis and the metabolism of alcohols and aldehydes in Actinobacteria, including Mycobacterium tuberculosis.), giving the protein MEPTKTAPEVTTSEQTVIESDSLVEEVSIDGMCGVY; this is encoded by the coding sequence ATGGAGCCCACGAAGACCGCACCTGAAGTCACCACCTCGGAGCAGACAGTGATCGAGTCCGATTCGCTCGTCGAAGAAGTGTCGATCGACGGGATGTGCGGGGTCTACTGA